In the genome of Vicinamibacteria bacterium, the window GTGCGTTTGTTGTTTCGCGTCTTGTATCCTTTGGTCGGAACTCCCCAGGGCGTGACCGGATGGCGGCCGCCAGAGGTTCGGCCCTCGCCTCCGCCGTGGGGATGGTCCACCGGATTCATGCTCACGCCGCGGTTGTGTGGGCGTCGGCCCAGCCAGCGTTTTCGACCCGCCTTGCCCAAAGTGATGTTCTCATGCTCGATGTTGCCTACCTGACCGATGGTCGCCCGGCAATCCTTGTGAACGATACGAACCTCGCCCGAGGGAAGCTTGAGCTGTGCATAGCGCCCTTCCTTGGCAACGACCTGGGCGCCGGCGCCGGCGCTACGCGCCATCTGACCGCCTTTTCCCGGCTTGAGCTCGATGTTGTGCACCGTCGTCCCGAGCGGCACGAACTCGAGCTGCATGCAATTCCCCGGAAGGATGTCCGCCGAGTTGCTGCTCACCACGGTGTCACCCACCTTGAGCCCGGCGGGGTGAAGAATGTAGGCCTTCTCTCCGTCGCGATAGTGGATGCGAGCGATACGAGCCGAGCGGTTGGGGTCGTACTCGATCGAGGCGACCCGCCCGGGAACCTCGGTTTTGCCGCGATGAAAATCGATGACCCGGTAGCGTCGCTTGTGTCCCCCACCGCGGAAGCGGACGGTGACGCGCCCCTTGTCGTTTCTGCCTCCCGTCGAACGCTTGGGCTCGGTCAATGACTTGAGCGGCTTGCCGTCCGATAGTTCGGAGAAGCTCTGTACCGTGTAGAAACGTCGTCCCGGGGACGTAGGCCTGAATTTCTTGACCGGCATCGTTTTCTACACCCCCTCGAAGAACTCGATCATCTTCTCGCCTTCGCGCAAGGTGACGTAGGCTTTCTTCCAATCGGGCCGCTTCCCCTCGAAGCGACCGTAGCGCTTCATCTTTCCGCTAATTCGGGCAGTGCGCACCTTGGCGACCTTGACACCGAAGAGTTTTTCCACGGCCTTCTTTACCTGAATCTTGTTGGCGTCGACCGCCACCCGGAAACAAACGGTATCGTCCTCATGGAGCGTGGTCGCCTTCTCGGTGATGAGCGGCCCGCGGATGACGTCGTGCAAGTTCATCGCGCTAGCCTTTCCTCGAGACGGGCCACGGCCTGCTCGGACAACACGATCCGCTGAGCGGCGAGCACGTGATAGGCGTTGAGTGCCGCTACCGACCTGACGTCGACCTGGGGCAGGTTTCTCGCCGAAAGATACAGCGTTTCCGACGGTCGTTCGTCGACGACGAGCACTCGTCCCGACACGCCCATCGCTTCGAGCCGGGTTTTGAGGGTCTTGGTACTCGGCCGATCGAGCTCGAGGCCTGACGCCACGTTCAACGCGTCCTCCTTGACCCGCAGCGACAAGGCCGAGCGAAGCGCGCCGCGCTGGACTTTTCCGTTCAGCTTGTAAGCGTAGTCCCTCGGTTGGGGGCCGAAGACCGTACCGCCTTTGCGCCACAGCGGGTTTCGGCTCGAGCCAACCCGGGCGCGGCCCGTCCCCTTCTGTCGCCAGGGCTTCTTTCCTCCGCCGGAGACGAGCGCCCGATTCTTCGTGGCGTGGGTGCCTCGGCGGGACAGTGCCCGAAAATGCTTGACCGCCTCGTACATCACGTGGCGGTTCGGCTGCACCCCGAAAACGGCATCGCTCAGTTGCTTTTCGCCCCGCGAGCCGGAGGCGTCCAGCATCACGACACTAGGCATCGTTCCTGTGACTCCGCGTTTTCACGATCTCCACATAGCTGCCGTTCGCCCCGGGAACGGCGCCGCGGACGAGGA includes:
- the rplB gene encoding 50S ribosomal protein L2: MPVKKFRPTSPGRRFYTVQSFSELSDGKPLKSLTEPKRSTGGRNDKGRVTVRFRGGGHKRRYRVIDFHRGKTEVPGRVASIEYDPNRSARIARIHYRDGEKAYILHPAGLKVGDTVVSSNSADILPGNCMQLEFVPLGTTVHNIELKPGKGGQMARSAGAGAQVVAKEGRYAQLKLPSGEVRIVHKDCRATIGQVGNIEHENITLGKAGRKRWLGRRPHNRGVSMNPVDHPHGGGEGRTSGGRHPVTPWGVPTKGYKTRNNKRTDAFIVRRRGKKRG
- a CDS encoding 50S ribosomal protein L23 produces the protein MNLHDVIRGPLITEKATTLHEDDTVCFRVAVDANKIQVKKAVEKLFGVKVAKVRTARISGKMKRYGRFEGKRPDWKKAYVTLREGEKMIEFFEGV
- the rplD gene encoding 50S ribosomal protein L4, with translation MPSVVMLDASGSRGEKQLSDAVFGVQPNRHVMYEAVKHFRALSRRGTHATKNRALVSGGGKKPWRQKGTGRARVGSSRNPLWRKGGTVFGPQPRDYAYKLNGKVQRGALRSALSLRVKEDALNVASGLELDRPSTKTLKTRLEAMGVSGRVLVVDERPSETLYLSARNLPQVDVRSVAALNAYHVLAAQRIVLSEQAVARLEERLAR